A section of the Platichthys flesus chromosome 22, fPlaFle2.1, whole genome shotgun sequence genome encodes:
- the cdadc1 gene encoding cytidine and dCMP deaminase domain-containing protein 1 has translation MEGGELRTRADPGQSRTGQDTRESSTQTDSRVQGHGPRLSKVNLFTLLSLWMERFPQEQNEEEDPSQIRGMGLVVVQDSKVLGLHCSGAELHAGQAAIIQHGARLADCHLYFSRRPCATCLKMIINAGVSQISFWPGDPEVSMLGSTSTNHSDARSHSTPGGFTEEAALDAIATEKLKSNSRPHIGVPLQPLPSGLAQFLRETSRECDFMEKVADDEPGLNTEELFNRERSRHLKDFSRHFLVATPRQHRDILKQMGLENFCVEPYFSNLRQNMMELVEVLAAVAAGVPRRRHGFHREQCSTPEQPLPPHHEGVSQEVALHCIIQARLLAYRTEDPKVGVGAVIWARRLSPRGLDGVGRLYLLGCGYNAYPAGSQYAEYPQMDNKQEDRQRRKYRYIVHAEQNALTFRTREIKPGEATMLFVTKCPCDECVPLIRGAGITHIYTTDQDRDKDKGDISYLRFSSLKDVSKFTWRRSPSLCSASSPDMANGCVGKQSRRTEEESHSNKKLCVNRAHDSPSVS, from the exons ATGGAAGGGGGCGAGCTGAGGACCCGAGCCGATCCGGGCCAGTCCAGGACGGGACAAGACACCAGGGAGAGCAGCACCCAGACTGACAGCCGGGTACAAG GTCATGGCCCCAGGTTATCGAAGGTCAATCTCTTCACCTTACTGAGTCTGTGGATGGAGCGGTTCCCTCAGGAgcagaatgaggaggaggacccCAGTCAG ATCCGGGGGATGGGCTTGGTGGTGGTGCAGGACAGCAAGGTGCTGGGACTCCATTGTTCGGGCGCCGAGCTCCACGCAGGACAGGCAGCCATCATCCAGCATGGCGCCCGCTTGGCTGACTGTCACCTGTACTTCTCCAGGAGACCCTGTGCCACGTGCCTCAAGATGATCATCAACG CTGGGGTCAGTCAGATCTCCTTCTGGCCCGGTGACCCTGAGGTCAGCATGCTGGGCTCCACCTCCACAAACCATTCGGACGCCCGCTCCCACAGTACGCCGGGCGGCTTCACGGAGGAGGCCGCGCTGGACGCCATCGCAACGGAGAAGCTGAAGTCCAACAGCCGGCCGCACATCGGCGTGCCGCTGCAGCCGCTGCCGTCAGGCCTGGCTCAGTTCCTCCGTGAGACGTCCAGAGAGTGCGACTTCATGGAGAAGGTGGCTGATGATGAACCGGGGCTGAACACAGAGGAGCTCTTCAACAG AGAACGGTCCAGACACCTGAAGGACTTCTCCAGACACTTCCTGGTCGCGACCCCCCGGCAGCACCGGGACATTCTGAAGCAAATGGGTCTGGAGAACTTCTGCGTGGAGCCGTACTTCTCCAACCTGAGACAGAACAtgatggagctggtggaggttctGGCTGCAGTGGCTGCCGGGGTGCCGCGGCGACGCCACGGATTCCACAG GGAACAGTGTTCGACCCCCGAGCAGCCGCTGCCTCCTCATCATGAGGGCGTGTCCCAAGAAGTGGCTCTTCACTGCATTATCCAAGCCAGACTGCTCGCCTATAGAACAG AGGATCCTAAAGTGGGCGTGGGCGCTGTTATCTGGGCCAGACGACTCTCG CCGAGGGGTTTAGACGGAGTGGGACGTCTGTACCTCTTGGGTTGTGGGTACAACGCCTACCCAGCAGGCTCGCAGTACGCCGAGTACCCGCAGATGGACAACAAACAGGAGGACCGACAAAGACGTAAATACAGATACATCGTCCACGCGGAGCAGAACGCCCTCACCTTCAG GACTCGAGAAATCAAACCGGGGGAGGCCACCATGCTGTTTGTCACCAAGTGTCCGTGTGACGAGTGCGTCCCTCTGATCAGAGGAGCCGGCATCACACACATCTACACCACGGACCAGGACAGGGACAAAGACAAGGGAGACATTTCCTACCTGAGGTTCAGCAGCTTGAAGGACGTCAGCAAGTTCACG TGGCGGAGGAGTCCTTCACTCTGCTCAGCGTCCTCTCCTGACATGGCCA ACGGTTGTGTTGGGAAGCAGAGCAGGCGAACGGAGGAGGAGAGCCACAGCAACAAGAAGCTGTGCGTCAACAGAGCGCACGACTCGCCGTCCGTCAGCTGA